A stretch of Luteolibacter arcticus DNA encodes these proteins:
- a CDS encoding sensor histidine kinase, whose amino-acid sequence MPRRRPPSLLVAWLAVVIPLITLGVFAWRGIEAQAYAIRREKQAETEYLVKQSAKELTRRLQGSVVEIRTYPDPPRPGNPAPEDAILDGSDRDALVALRDRADAGLSPAGLPRRVLAALRLTDFTSSPGAPLPSGEVAPLVRLVTEECPSVLTSLVLENLLPASGADLDLWEKQMEMVEMSRRHPEGGLIMEDDYVWLGARGERIRYVSSEAIAAVLGDLRGGPYMVWLTREPVTDTGLEDPFVSASAKVEMDAGFWLHMRLIPSAAIIDTAIRNQKKWAASLLGVAAMVSFGGLFMLHRTLRRERQLNEMKSQFVASVSHELRAPVASIRLMADALEAEKVAPETAKEFHRLIAREGARLSTLVGNVLDHARIEQGRKVWRMEPCDLSALVADTVRVMEPLANEKSIGLKVELSPVEATVDADAIQQALVNLLDNAIKFSPPGSEVTTVLACYDERRTWRLCVRDEGPGIPKDEQSRIFERFYRPGDELRRETQGTGIGLSLVKSIAEAHGGRVTVESELGRGSVFVFAGSAGLEAGSLDHSGRSENRRSREQS is encoded by the coding sequence ATGCCGCGACGTCGTCCACCGTCCCTGCTGGTCGCCTGGCTTGCCGTGGTGATCCCGCTGATCACGCTCGGGGTATTCGCGTGGCGGGGCATCGAGGCCCAGGCGTATGCGATCCGCAGGGAGAAGCAGGCGGAGACGGAGTATCTGGTGAAGCAATCGGCGAAGGAACTCACCCGGCGGCTTCAAGGGTCGGTGGTGGAGATCCGGACTTATCCCGATCCACCACGGCCTGGGAATCCGGCTCCGGAGGATGCGATCCTGGATGGCAGCGATCGTGACGCGCTGGTGGCGCTGCGGGATCGCGCTGACGCGGGGCTCTCTCCGGCCGGCTTGCCACGGCGGGTATTGGCGGCACTGCGGCTAACAGATTTCACTTCTTCGCCCGGCGCGCCGCTTCCCTCGGGCGAGGTCGCGCCGCTGGTGCGCTTGGTCACGGAGGAGTGTCCATCCGTGCTGACATCGCTGGTGCTGGAGAACCTCTTGCCGGCCTCGGGTGCGGACCTGGATCTCTGGGAGAAGCAAATGGAGATGGTGGAGATGTCTCGCCGTCATCCGGAAGGCGGGCTGATCATGGAGGACGATTACGTGTGGCTCGGAGCGCGTGGGGAGCGCATCCGTTACGTGAGCTCGGAAGCGATTGCCGCGGTGCTGGGTGATCTGAGAGGTGGGCCTTACATGGTGTGGCTGACCAGGGAACCGGTCACAGACACGGGTCTGGAGGATCCTTTCGTCTCCGCCAGCGCGAAGGTGGAGATGGACGCGGGCTTCTGGTTGCACATGCGCCTCATTCCGTCGGCGGCCATCATCGATACTGCGATCCGGAATCAGAAGAAGTGGGCGGCATCCTTGTTAGGAGTGGCTGCGATGGTTTCATTCGGCGGGCTTTTCATGCTGCATCGCACGCTCCGCCGGGAGCGGCAGCTCAATGAGATGAAGAGCCAATTCGTCGCCAGCGTGTCGCATGAGCTTCGCGCGCCGGTGGCATCGATCCGGCTGATGGCGGATGCGCTGGAAGCGGAGAAGGTGGCGCCGGAGACGGCAAAGGAATTTCACCGGCTGATCGCGCGTGAAGGAGCGCGGCTCTCGACGCTGGTGGGGAATGTGCTGGATCACGCACGGATCGAGCAGGGGAGGAAGGTGTGGAGGATGGAGCCGTGTGATCTATCGGCACTGGTGGCGGATACGGTGCGGGTGATGGAGCCGCTGGCGAACGAGAAGTCGATCGGGCTGAAGGTGGAGCTTTCGCCGGTGGAGGCCACGGTGGATGCGGATGCGATCCAACAGGCGCTGGTGAACCTGCTGGATAACGCGATCAAGTTCTCACCGCCGGGCAGTGAGGTGACGACGGTGCTCGCTTGCTACGATGAGCGTCGTACTTGGAGGCTGTGCGTGCGGGACGAGGGGCCGGGGATTCCGAAGGACGAGCAGTCGCGGATTTTCGAGCGCTTCTACCGGCCGGGCGATGAGCTGCGCCGCGAGACGCAGGGGACGGGCATCGGCCTGAGCCTGGTGAAGTCGATCGCCGAGGCTCATGGCGGCAGGGTGACGGTGGAGAGCGAGCTGGGGAGGGGGAGTGTGTTTGTCTTTGCCGGGAGCGCAGGGCTTGAGGCCGGCTCGTTGGACCATTCAGGCCGGTCTGAAAACCGGCGCTCCCGGGAACAATCATGA
- a CDS encoding response regulator transcription factor, giving the protein MRLLVIEDEAPMRTALVETLKAEGYRVLSAADGVSGLELACTEAFDLVLLDVMMPGLDGFAVCRELRNRGRTLPVLMLTAKGQVDDRVEGLDSGADDYLVKPFSLKELLARVRALLRRREREDAVGREFSIGAGQVDFSKRSLVRGGTRHELSEKEAGMLRLLATHAGEVVSREKFLDVVWGYHAYPSTRTVDNFIATLRAKLEEDPGNPRHLITVRGAGYRLDL; this is encoded by the coding sequence ATGAGACTGCTGGTTATCGAAGACGAAGCGCCGATGCGCACGGCGCTGGTGGAGACACTGAAGGCGGAGGGCTATCGGGTGCTGTCCGCGGCGGACGGTGTGAGCGGGCTGGAACTCGCCTGCACGGAGGCGTTCGATCTGGTGCTGCTGGACGTGATGATGCCGGGGCTGGATGGCTTCGCGGTGTGTCGCGAGTTGCGTAATCGCGGTCGCACGCTGCCGGTGCTGATGCTGACCGCGAAGGGTCAGGTGGATGACCGGGTGGAGGGACTGGACAGCGGTGCGGACGATTATCTGGTGAAGCCGTTTTCGCTGAAGGAGCTGCTTGCGCGGGTGAGGGCGCTGCTGCGGCGGCGCGAGCGCGAGGATGCCGTGGGCAGGGAGTTCTCGATCGGCGCGGGGCAGGTGGATTTTTCGAAGCGGTCGCTGGTGCGCGGCGGGACGCGGCATGAGCTCTCCGAGAAGGAGGCGGGGATGTTGCGGTTGCTGGCGACCCATGCCGGGGAAGTGGTGAGTCGCGAGAAATTCCTGGATGTGGTGTGGGGTTACCATGCTTACCCGAGCACCCGGACGGTGGACAATTTCATCGCGACGCTGCGGGCGAAGCTGGAGGAAGATCCGGGCAATCCGCGGCACCTGATTACCGTGAGGGGCGCGGGGTATCGGCTGGATTTGTGA